One region of Corvus cornix cornix isolate S_Up_H32 chromosome 14, ASM73873v5, whole genome shotgun sequence genomic DNA includes:
- the PEMT gene encoding phosphatidylethanolamine N-methyltransferase, which translates to MVRLFGYVDVTDTDFIVAVLSIAFNPLFWNVVARWEHKTRALSQVFGSPHAACYCLGAVILVLNCVRSHCFTEAMKSQPKLEGWDLHWTYYSGLAISAVGTLFVISSFLALGFTGTFLGDYFGILMEEKVTSFPFSVLDNPMYWGSTAIYLGWSLMHASPAGLLLTAVVAISYTIAVLYEGPFTEEIYRRKQKGVKSK; encoded by the exons ATGGTGCGGCTCTTTGGCTACGTGGATGTGACTGACACTGACTTCATAGTGGCCGTCCTCTCAATCGCCTTCAACCCTCTCTTCTGGAATGTG GTAGCCAGATGGGAGCACAAAACACGAGCGCTCAGCCAAGTCTTCGGCTCTCCACATGCTGCCTGTTACTGCCTGGGTGCTGTGATCCTGGTGCTGAACTGTGTGCGGAGCCACTG CTTCACAGAAGCCATGAAGAGCCAGCCGAAGCTGGAGGGCTGGGACTTACACTGGACCTACTACTCAGGCTTGGCCATCTCGGCTGTAGGGACCTTGTTTGTCATCTCCAGCTTCTTAGCACTGGGTTTCACTGGGACGTTCCTAG GTGATTACTTTGGCATCCTGATGGAGGAAAAAGTGACCAGCTTCCCCTTCAGTGTCCTGGATAATCCCATGTACTGGGGCAGCACAGCCATCTACCTGGGCTGGTCCCTCAT GCATGCCAGCCCAGCTGGCCTTTTGCTGACAGCTGTAGTGGCAATTTCCTACACAATCGCTGTGCTGTACGAGGG